A part of Drosophila ananassae strain 14024-0371.13 chromosome 2R, ASM1763931v2, whole genome shotgun sequence genomic DNA contains:
- the LOC6507246 gene encoding thioredoxin-2 — protein sequence MASQKKVIVIESKSLFDKMLEDAGPTKHILVEFFATWCGPCAMIGPRLEQLAVEYNNRMIILKIDVDSNEELAIQYEITSMPTFLIIKNRVTLIQFVGSNVDKVVTTVEKYVGKPDELKDSKGKAPEGSGAQAVAKL from the coding sequence ATGGCTTCCCAGAAGAAGGTGATCGTTATAGAATCAAAGAGCTTATTTGACAAGATGCTCGAAGACGCAGGACCCACTAAACACATCCTTGTCGAGTTTTTTGCCACTTGGTGCGGTCCTTGTGCGATGATTGGTCCACGATTGGAACAATTGGCGGTGGAATACAATAACAGAATGATCATCCTGAAGATCGACGTGGACTCGAATGAGGAACTGGCTATTCAGTATGAGATAACCAGTATGCCGACCTTCCTCATCATCAAGAATCGTGTGACTCTCATCCAGTTCGTGGGTAGCAATGTGGACAAAGTCGTCACCACAGTGGAAAAATATGTGGGCAAGCCGGACGAGTTAAAGGACAGTAAGGGGAAGGCGCCCGAAGGATCAGGGGCTCAAGCTGTTGCCAAACTGTAA
- the LOC6507247 gene encoding venom dipeptidyl peptidase 4 isoform X1: MSGNDVSVTETAQSDQYQPANAAAHHQYYRYHKQHQQQQQQQQQQQQQQHQQQLQQQSYLRQQQRQLQWEQQQQQQQHQQQQLQHQLTNSSSEFDEFHWPSKQTGGETLGGKIYITPADIPPPPQPPLLNNSSNSHSHHNGNKARQQQHQHQQQQQQHPHLHPHIHPHPHPLPHHQHGHRTPPHRCKCEHPSIELMGYEDAAIATATASNTAANVGGGGGMHHHQRHQHPPYYYKAMVGRRPSAKLHESMLGGGSSLEEDDVVSAGSFGEGMSRFKNLMSSKEKKRRLRIILTTITAIVGLALLATALYFIIRTDEKDGSDNNDGSSDNAIDLEDVLSGQLYAKRFNGSWSNGNSLIYKESASIIEYDAKTGVRTTLLHNAGQYVLYEKSADGQFLLLAKNYKKNFRYSFLAEYDLYNFNTSQTTALTIQGQQLYLSMVQWAPKGNALVINYDRNLYYKQNALDEEIVLTNDEQAGILNGIPDWVYEEEVFSSNVATWFNPSGSQLAFIRFDDSSTHLINFPYYGDAGDLRYQYPLHQVIAYPKAGSSNPSVQLIMVDLEKAVAGGQREGFVTKMPVPSALNTETDYIVTVVSWVDNDNVLSIWMNRIQNAAYVETFNGLTRKTIYRTVSETGWVDLYTAPFRNRNGSRLAVVLPHNNYKHLQLLSSSVVSSEPQQLEPLTEGKYVVDSILHWDGDTDVIFYTANTEEHPEHLHLYAIRAQSKQSAKCLTCNLIKSGDVQQTYFSAIFNDNNHIVITSQGPGIPTTHIYEWKYENSQVQLSHVIDWETNEALRAKLKGVALPSHKILTFNIDGGFQAKVLLQLPPNLDTSGKTKYPMLVDVYGGPDSYSVTTKWMLDWGTYLSSNQSVIYAKIDGRGSGLRGESLLHAIYLQLGTVEISDQISVTRNLTQLYNYIDPDHVGIWGWSYGGYAAAMALANDDNQVFKCAASIAPVTDWAYYDSIYTERYMGLPTTNEGGYANSRLSTRAQKLRGKKYLLVHGTLDDNVHYQQAMILAKNLERYDILFKQISYADEDHGLSNVRPHLYHSLDRFFGECFASSRLMKSAK; encoded by the exons ATGTCCGGTAATGATGTTTCGGTGACTGAGACAGCCCAAAGCGATCAG taTCAACCTGCCAATGCAGCTGCACATCATCAATATTATCGCTACCAcaagcaacaccagcagcagcagcaacagcaacagcagcaacagcaacagcagcatcagcaacaatTGCAACAACAGAGCTACCTGCGACAGCAACAACGGCAATTGCAgtgggagcagcagcagcagcaacagcaacaccaacagcaacagcttcAACATCAACTAACCAACAGCTCCAGCGAGTTTGATGAGTTCCACTGGCCCAGCAAGCAGACTGGCGGCGAAACCCTGGGCGGAAAGATCTATATAACCCCCGCCGACATACCGCCGCCGCCCCAACCGCCCCTTCTCAACAACTCCAGCAACAGTCACAGCCACCACAATGGCAACAAGGCCcgtcagcagcagcatcaacaccagcagcagcaacagcaacatcctCACCTTCATCCACACATCCACCCACATCCGCATCCACTGCCGCACCACCAACATGGACACCGGACGCCACCGCACCGCTGCAAATGCGAGCATCCAAGCATCGAGCTGATGGGATACGAGGATGCCGCCattgccaccgccaccgccagcAACACTGCCGCCAATGTGGGCGGAGGTGGTGGCATGCACCACCATCAGCGCCACCAGCATCCGCCCTACTACTACAAGGCGATGGTGGGTCGGCGACCGAGCGCCAAGCTCCACGAGTCCATGCTGGGCGGGGGCAGTAGCCTGGAGGAGGACGATGTGGTCAGTGCCGGTAGCTTCGGGGAGGGGATGTCGCGGTTCAAG AACCTGATGAGTTCCAAGGAGAAGAAGCGTCGACTGCGGATCATCCTCACCACCATAACAGCGATCGTTGGCTTGGCTCTCCTGGCCACTGCCCTGTACTTCATCATCCGAACCGACGAGAAGGATGGTTCAGATAACAATGACGGTTCCTCGGATAATGCCATCGATCTGGAGGATGTTCTCAGCGGCCAATTGTACGCAAAGAGATTTAATGGCAGCTGGAGCAATGGCAACAGTCTGATATACAAGGAGAGTGCG TCCATTATCGAGTATGATGCCAAGACTGGAGTTCGAACCACTCTCCTGCACaatgccggccagtatgtccTCTACGAGAAGTCCGCCGATGGGCAGTTCCTGCTCCTGGCCAAGAACTACAAGAAGAACTTCCGGTACAGCTTCCTGGCCGAGTACGATCTCTATAACTTTAATACGAGCCAGACCACAGCACTGACCATCCAGGGCCAGCAGTTGTATCTGAGCATGGTCCAGTGGGCGCCCAAGGGGAATGCCTTGGTGATCAACTACGACCGGAACTTGTACTACAAGCAGAACGCCCTGGACGAGGAGATCGTGCTGACCAACGACGAACAGGCTGGCATTCTCAACGGCATTCCAGACTGGGTCTACGAGGAGGAGGTGTTCAGTTCAAACGTGGCCACTTGGTTCAATCCCTCGGGCTCCCAGCTGGCTTTCATCCGGTTCGACGACTCGTCCACGCACCTCATCAACTTCCCCTACTACGGAGATGCCGGTGACCTGCGGTACCAGTATCCACTGCACCAGGTGATTGCCTATCCTAAGGCTGGATCCTCGAATCCCAGCGTCCAACTCATAATGGTGGATCTGGAGAAGGCGGTGGCGGGAGGACAGAGGGAAGGCTTCGTTACCAAGATGCCGGTGCCTTCTGCTCTCAATACGGAAACGGACTACATTGTGACAGTGGTCAGTTGGGTGGACAACGACAATGTCCTGTCCATCTGGATGAACCGTATTCAGAATGCCGCCTATGTGGAGACCTTCAACGGACTCACCCGCAAGACT ATCTACAGAACGGTATCAGAAACAGGATGGGTGGATCTTTACACCGCCCCCTTTAGAAATCGCAATGGTTCCCGTCTCGCCGTCGTCCTGccccacaacaactacaaacACCTACAGCTCCTCAGCTCCAGTGTGGTCAGCTCGGAACCCCAACAGCTGGAGCCATTGACCGAGGGAAAGTATGTGGTGGACAGCATCCTGCACTGGGATGGCGACACCGATGTCATCTTCTACACGGCCAATACGGAGGAGCATCCAGAGCACCTGCATCTGTATGCGATTCGGGCACAATCCAAGCAAAGCGCCAAGTGCCTCACGTGCAACCTGATCAAGTCCGGGGACGTGCAACAGACCTACTTCTCGGCCATCTTCAATGACAATAACCACATAGTGATTACCTCGCAGGGTCCCGGCATTCCCACCACCCACATCTATGAGTGGAAATACGAAAACT CTCAAGTTCAGCTCTCCCATGTGATCGACTGGGAAACCAATGAAGCCCTTAGAGCCAAACTGAAGGGCGTGGCCCTGCCTTCCCACAAAATCCTGACCTTCAACATCGATGGTGGCTTCCAGGCCAAGGTGCTGCTCCAACTGCCTCCTAATTTGGACACCAGCGGCAAGACCAAGTACCCCATGTTGGTGGATGTCTACGGTGGACCCGATTCCTATTCG GTCACTACCAAGTGGATGCTGGACTGGGGTACTTACTTGTCCTCAAATCAGTCTGTGATCTACGCCAAGATCGATGGTCGTGGTTCGGGACTTCGGGGGGAGAGTCTTCTCCATGCCATATACCTCCAGTTGGGCACCGTGGAAATCAGTGATCAGATCAGTGTTACGAG AAACCTCACTCAACTATACAACTACATTGATCCCGATCACGTGGGCATCTGGGGATGGTCTTATGGAGGCTACGCCGCTGCCATGGCTCTGGCCAATGATGACAACCAGGTGTTCAAGTGCGCCGCTTCCATAGCACCTGTAACAGACTGGGCTTATTATG ATTCCATTTACACAGAGCGTTACATGGGTCTGCCCACCACAAATGAGGGGGGCTATGCCAACTCCAGACTGAGCACGAGGGCCCAGAAGCTGCGGGGCAAGAAGTACCTGCTGGTCCATGGCACCCTCGACGACAATGTCCACTACCAGCAGGCCATGATCTTGGCCAAAAACCTAGAGCGATACGACATCCTCTTCAAGCAGATT AGCTATGCCGATGAGGATCATGGCCTGTCCAATGTGCGTCCGCACTTGTACCACTCCTTGGATCGATTCTTTGGCGAGTGCTTTGCCAGCAGTCGTCTCATGAAAAGTGCCAAATAA
- the LOC6507247 gene encoding venom dipeptidyl peptidase 4 isoform X3, translating to MSGNDVSVTETAQSDQNLMSSKEKKRRLRIILTTITAIVGLALLATALYFIIRTDEKDGSDNNDGSSDNAIDLEDVLSGQLYAKRFNGSWSNGNSLIYKESASIIEYDAKTGVRTTLLHNAGQYVLYEKSADGQFLLLAKNYKKNFRYSFLAEYDLYNFNTSQTTALTIQGQQLYLSMVQWAPKGNALVINYDRNLYYKQNALDEEIVLTNDEQAGILNGIPDWVYEEEVFSSNVATWFNPSGSQLAFIRFDDSSTHLINFPYYGDAGDLRYQYPLHQVIAYPKAGSSNPSVQLIMVDLEKAVAGGQREGFVTKMPVPSALNTETDYIVTVVSWVDNDNVLSIWMNRIQNAAYVETFNGLTRKTIYRTVSETGWVDLYTAPFRNRNGSRLAVVLPHNNYKHLQLLSSSVVSSEPQQLEPLTEGKYVVDSILHWDGDTDVIFYTANTEEHPEHLHLYAIRAQSKQSAKCLTCNLIKSGDVQQTYFSAIFNDNNHIVITSQGPGIPTTHIYEWKYENSQVQLSHVIDWETNEALRAKLKGVALPSHKILTFNIDGGFQAKVLLQLPPNLDTSGKTKYPMLVDVYGGPDSYSVTTKWMLDWGTYLSSNQSVIYAKIDGRGSGLRGESLLHAIYLQLGTVEISDQISVTRNLTQLYNYIDPDHVGIWGWSYGGYAAAMALANDDNQVFKCAASIAPVTDWAYYDSIYTERYMGLPTTNEGGYANSRLSTRAQKLRGKKYLLVHGTLDDNVHYQQAMILAKNLERYDILFKQISYADEDHGLSNVRPHLYHSLDRFFGECFASSRLMKSAK from the exons ATGTCCGGTAATGATGTTTCGGTGACTGAGACAGCCCAAAGCGATCAG AACCTGATGAGTTCCAAGGAGAAGAAGCGTCGACTGCGGATCATCCTCACCACCATAACAGCGATCGTTGGCTTGGCTCTCCTGGCCACTGCCCTGTACTTCATCATCCGAACCGACGAGAAGGATGGTTCAGATAACAATGACGGTTCCTCGGATAATGCCATCGATCTGGAGGATGTTCTCAGCGGCCAATTGTACGCAAAGAGATTTAATGGCAGCTGGAGCAATGGCAACAGTCTGATATACAAGGAGAGTGCG TCCATTATCGAGTATGATGCCAAGACTGGAGTTCGAACCACTCTCCTGCACaatgccggccagtatgtccTCTACGAGAAGTCCGCCGATGGGCAGTTCCTGCTCCTGGCCAAGAACTACAAGAAGAACTTCCGGTACAGCTTCCTGGCCGAGTACGATCTCTATAACTTTAATACGAGCCAGACCACAGCACTGACCATCCAGGGCCAGCAGTTGTATCTGAGCATGGTCCAGTGGGCGCCCAAGGGGAATGCCTTGGTGATCAACTACGACCGGAACTTGTACTACAAGCAGAACGCCCTGGACGAGGAGATCGTGCTGACCAACGACGAACAGGCTGGCATTCTCAACGGCATTCCAGACTGGGTCTACGAGGAGGAGGTGTTCAGTTCAAACGTGGCCACTTGGTTCAATCCCTCGGGCTCCCAGCTGGCTTTCATCCGGTTCGACGACTCGTCCACGCACCTCATCAACTTCCCCTACTACGGAGATGCCGGTGACCTGCGGTACCAGTATCCACTGCACCAGGTGATTGCCTATCCTAAGGCTGGATCCTCGAATCCCAGCGTCCAACTCATAATGGTGGATCTGGAGAAGGCGGTGGCGGGAGGACAGAGGGAAGGCTTCGTTACCAAGATGCCGGTGCCTTCTGCTCTCAATACGGAAACGGACTACATTGTGACAGTGGTCAGTTGGGTGGACAACGACAATGTCCTGTCCATCTGGATGAACCGTATTCAGAATGCCGCCTATGTGGAGACCTTCAACGGACTCACCCGCAAGACT ATCTACAGAACGGTATCAGAAACAGGATGGGTGGATCTTTACACCGCCCCCTTTAGAAATCGCAATGGTTCCCGTCTCGCCGTCGTCCTGccccacaacaactacaaacACCTACAGCTCCTCAGCTCCAGTGTGGTCAGCTCGGAACCCCAACAGCTGGAGCCATTGACCGAGGGAAAGTATGTGGTGGACAGCATCCTGCACTGGGATGGCGACACCGATGTCATCTTCTACACGGCCAATACGGAGGAGCATCCAGAGCACCTGCATCTGTATGCGATTCGGGCACAATCCAAGCAAAGCGCCAAGTGCCTCACGTGCAACCTGATCAAGTCCGGGGACGTGCAACAGACCTACTTCTCGGCCATCTTCAATGACAATAACCACATAGTGATTACCTCGCAGGGTCCCGGCATTCCCACCACCCACATCTATGAGTGGAAATACGAAAACT CTCAAGTTCAGCTCTCCCATGTGATCGACTGGGAAACCAATGAAGCCCTTAGAGCCAAACTGAAGGGCGTGGCCCTGCCTTCCCACAAAATCCTGACCTTCAACATCGATGGTGGCTTCCAGGCCAAGGTGCTGCTCCAACTGCCTCCTAATTTGGACACCAGCGGCAAGACCAAGTACCCCATGTTGGTGGATGTCTACGGTGGACCCGATTCCTATTCG GTCACTACCAAGTGGATGCTGGACTGGGGTACTTACTTGTCCTCAAATCAGTCTGTGATCTACGCCAAGATCGATGGTCGTGGTTCGGGACTTCGGGGGGAGAGTCTTCTCCATGCCATATACCTCCAGTTGGGCACCGTGGAAATCAGTGATCAGATCAGTGTTACGAG AAACCTCACTCAACTATACAACTACATTGATCCCGATCACGTGGGCATCTGGGGATGGTCTTATGGAGGCTACGCCGCTGCCATGGCTCTGGCCAATGATGACAACCAGGTGTTCAAGTGCGCCGCTTCCATAGCACCTGTAACAGACTGGGCTTATTATG ATTCCATTTACACAGAGCGTTACATGGGTCTGCCCACCACAAATGAGGGGGGCTATGCCAACTCCAGACTGAGCACGAGGGCCCAGAAGCTGCGGGGCAAGAAGTACCTGCTGGTCCATGGCACCCTCGACGACAATGTCCACTACCAGCAGGCCATGATCTTGGCCAAAAACCTAGAGCGATACGACATCCTCTTCAAGCAGATT AGCTATGCCGATGAGGATCATGGCCTGTCCAATGTGCGTCCGCACTTGTACCACTCCTTGGATCGATTCTTTGGCGAGTGCTTTGCCAGCAGTCGTCTCATGAAAAGTGCCAAATAA
- the LOC6507812 gene encoding sericin-2, with amino-acid sequence MTSGPGGGGGGGSGQPAHQQQQQHSNTSNNNNNSSSSNINSNNGATATATVSSSSNNSRSNTPSSVGTGATSTLQRRILRGHAAQTTSGERVLLINYVPQTGTGSGSGATTATTSTSTQSGTSQMPTRKILQARASAAAAAAAAAAGGDTSPPPATPPAVSFAGLGSEVTVTLTRTNQRASVTSVTAAGHIVRNQQATYSANTASSSTSSTAIHEHIATPTTPPPLVFTHHPHHHQQQQSQQHQQHHDYHQDHQLLGQEHIIIDHHQQSEDDQLIEYDDSGGMEEQHHQLQLQEELHDSQQQDHHDVVQEVYLQ; translated from the coding sequence ATGACCAGCGGccctggaggaggaggaggaggagggagCGGGCAGCCGgcgcaccaacagcagcagcaacatagcaacaccagcaacaacaacaacaacagcagcagcagcaacatcaacagcaacaacggtgcaacagcaacagcaacagtgagcagcagcagcaacaacagtagGAGCAACACACCGTCATCCGTTGGAACGGGAGCCACATCCACGCTCCAGCGTCGCATCCTGCGAGGCCACGCCGCCCAAACAACCAGCGGCGAGCGTGTCCTGCTCATCAACTACGTGCCACAGACGGGAACTGGATCTGGATCGGGAGCAACTACCGCcaccacatccacatccacccAGAGCGGCACGTCCCAAATGCCCACCCGTAAGATACTCCAGGCCAGAGCctcggcagcagcagcagcagccgcagcggCAGCTGGGGGTGACACCTCGCCACCACCGGCCACACCGCCGGCCGTCTCATTTGCTGGCCTCGGCTCCGAGGTGACCGTCACCCTGACACGCACCAATCAGCGTGCCAGCGTGACGAGTGTCACAGCCGCCGGTCATATTGTAAGGAATCAGCAAGCCACATATTCAGCCAACACAGCATCGTCGTCGACCAGCTCGACAGCGATCCATGAGCATATAGCCACGCCAACAACGCCACCGCCTCTGGTGTTCACCCATCATCCGCACcaccatcagcagcagcaatcccagcaacaccagcagcatcATGACTACCATCAGGATCACCAGCTGCTGGGTCAGGAGCACATTATCATCGATCACCATCAGCAGTCGGAGGATGATCAGTTGATTGAGTACGATGATAGCGGGGGAATGGAGGAGCAGCATCATCAATTGCAACTGCAGGAGGAACTGCACGATTCCCAGCAGCAGGATCATCATGACGTTGTCCAGGAGGTGTATCTCCAGTAA